In Ischnura elegans chromosome 9, ioIscEleg1.1, whole genome shotgun sequence, the following proteins share a genomic window:
- the LOC124165716 gene encoding putative nuclease HARBI1, which yields MSRSRVSRVINEVTSGINDHLFNRWVKLDLSHDAVARTRQRFYEKYGFPGVIGVVDCTHVAIVAPPHNHPVFKEKDYFNHKRYHSLNVQVLIPRIQYHKSLYL from the exons ATGTCTAGATCAAGGGTCAGCAGGGTCATTAATGAAGTCACCAGTGGCATAAATGACCACCTCTTCAATCGTTGGGTGAAGCTTGACCTAAGTCATGATGCAGTGGCTAGGACAAGGCAGAG attttatgaaaaatatggatttccGGGGGTTATTGGTGTGGTTGATTGTACCCACGTTGCCATTGTGGCACCCCCTCATAACCACCCAGTATTTAAAGAGAAAGATTACTTTAACCATAAGAGATATCACTCTTTGAATGTACAAGTg TTGATCCCCAGAATACAATACCATAAGTCACTCTACTTATAA